Proteins from a genomic interval of Benincasa hispida cultivar B227 chromosome 7, ASM972705v1, whole genome shotgun sequence:
- the LOC120081842 gene encoding transcription factor MYB124 isoform X1, whose protein sequence is MQDTKKKLATEDSKKKERHIVSWTQQEDDILREQINQHGTENWAIIASKFKDKTTRQCRRRWYTYLNSDFKKGGWSPEEDLLLCEAQKIFGNRWTEIAKVVSGRTDNAVKNRFTTLCKKRAKYEALSKENSSSFINHNNKRVLFHKGSNDVSSETSQPVKRIRRAHISHPTEGCLLEDGSKRPCFAMDQQLRAPFTVLIENNVDNAEGLNTTQGNKSQGTFIKKDDPKVTALTQQAELLSSLALKVNSENTDQSLENAWKILQDFLSRSKENDMPKNVTPDMDLQMEDTKGSVEDLRSSNDGSQWREPNLHESPGSSEYSTGSTLVSQTVEEKLDQSQPEIGTRHQEPKFESGSTCTGEQNNIGESAKEILSKTNLERAEAFKCCNERKIESIGSSFSSSEFSSPMHVIPLFRSLAAGIPSPQFSESERSFLLKTLGVESPSLNPSVNPSQPPPCKRALLQSL, encoded by the exons ATGCAGGACACCAAGAAGAAGCTCGCTACTGAAGATTccaagaagaaggaaagacacATCGTTTCGTGGACTCAACAG GAGGATGATATTCTTAGAGAGCAGATTAACCAACATGGAACAGAAAA TTGGGCAATCATTGCATCCAAATTCAAGGATAAGACAACAAGACAGTGCAGAAGAAG ATGGTACACGTACTTGAATTCTGATTTTAAGAAAGGGGGATGGTCTCCAGAAGAGGATTTGCTTCTATGCGAG GCACAGAAAATATTTGGAAATAGATGGACAGAAATAGCAAAGGTGGTGTCAGGCAG GACGGACAATGCGGTGAAAAACCGGTTTACCACCCTGTGTAAAAAGAGAGCGAAATATGAAGCATTATCAAAAGAGAACTCAAGTTCATTCATCAATCACAACAATAAAAGGGTTCTATTTCATAAGGGGAGTAATGATGTTTCTTCCGAAACTTCTCAGCCAGTAAAGAGGATAAG GAGAGCACACATATCTCATCCAACGGAAGGTTGCTTGCTTGAGGATGGATCAAAAAGGCCATGCTTCGCAATGGATCAGCAGCTGAGAGCTCCATTTACAGTACTGATTGAGAATAATGTTGACAATGCCGAGGGTCTAAATACTA CTCAAGGTAACAAGAGTCAAGGAACCTTTATCAAGAAGGATGATCCGAAGGTAACTGCTTTAACACAACAAGCAGAATTACTCAGTTCACTCGCATTGAAGGTTAACTCAGAGAATACAGATCAAAGTCTAGAAAATGCTTGGAAG ATTCTCCAAGATTTCCTCAGTCGAAGCAAAGAAAATGACATGCCCAAAAATGTAACTCCGGATATGGACCTTCAAATGGAAGACACTAAGGGTTCAGTGGAGGATTTAAGGAGTAGCAATGATGGTAGCCAATGGAG AGAACCCAATCTCCACGAATCTCCTGGCAGTTCAGAATACAGTACTGGATCAACACTAGTATCCCAAACAGTGGAGGAAAAACTAGATCAAAGCCAACCTGAGATAGGGACTCGTCATCAGGAACCTAAATTTGAATCCGGATCAACTTGCACCGGAGAGCAAAATAACATCGGTGAATCTGCGAAAGAAATACTTTCAAAGACAAACCTGGAGCGAG CAGAGGCTTTCAAGTGTTGCAATGAGCGAAAAATTGAATCCATTGGCTCTTCCTTTTCAAGCTCGGAATTCAGCTCCCCCATGCATGTAATTCCACTTTTTAGATCCTTGGCAGCAGGAATTCCCAGCCCACAATTCTCTGAAAGT gAAAGGAGTTTTCTTCTTAAAACACTGGGAGTGGAGTCACCTTCCCTTAACCCTAGTGTTAATCCTTCACAACCACCACCCTGCAAAAGAGCCCTTCTCCAAAGTCTATAA
- the LOC120081842 gene encoding transcription factor MYB124 isoform X2, which translates to MQDTKKKLATEDSKKKERHIVSWTQQEDDILREQINQHGTENWAIIASKFKDKTTRQCRRRWYTYLNSDFKKGGWSPEEDLLLCEAQKIFGNRWTEIAKVVSGRTDNAVKNRFTTLCKKRAKYEALSKENSSSFINHNNKRVLFHKGSNDVSSETSQPVKRIRRAHISHPTEGCLLEDGSKRPCFAMDQQLRAPFTVLIENNVDNAEGLNTTQGNKSQGTFIKKDDPKVTALTQQAELLSSLALKVNSENTDQSLENAWKILQDFLSRSKENDMPKNVTPDMDLQMEDTKGSVEDLRSSNDGSQWREPNLHESPGSSEYSTGSTLVSQTVEEKLDQSQPEIGTRHQEPKFESGSTCTGEQNNIGESAKEILSKTNLEREAFKCCNERKIESIGSSFSSSEFSSPMHVIPLFRSLAAGIPSPQFSESERSFLLKTLGVESPSLNPSVNPSQPPPCKRALLQSL; encoded by the exons ATGCAGGACACCAAGAAGAAGCTCGCTACTGAAGATTccaagaagaaggaaagacacATCGTTTCGTGGACTCAACAG GAGGATGATATTCTTAGAGAGCAGATTAACCAACATGGAACAGAAAA TTGGGCAATCATTGCATCCAAATTCAAGGATAAGACAACAAGACAGTGCAGAAGAAG ATGGTACACGTACTTGAATTCTGATTTTAAGAAAGGGGGATGGTCTCCAGAAGAGGATTTGCTTCTATGCGAG GCACAGAAAATATTTGGAAATAGATGGACAGAAATAGCAAAGGTGGTGTCAGGCAG GACGGACAATGCGGTGAAAAACCGGTTTACCACCCTGTGTAAAAAGAGAGCGAAATATGAAGCATTATCAAAAGAGAACTCAAGTTCATTCATCAATCACAACAATAAAAGGGTTCTATTTCATAAGGGGAGTAATGATGTTTCTTCCGAAACTTCTCAGCCAGTAAAGAGGATAAG GAGAGCACACATATCTCATCCAACGGAAGGTTGCTTGCTTGAGGATGGATCAAAAAGGCCATGCTTCGCAATGGATCAGCAGCTGAGAGCTCCATTTACAGTACTGATTGAGAATAATGTTGACAATGCCGAGGGTCTAAATACTA CTCAAGGTAACAAGAGTCAAGGAACCTTTATCAAGAAGGATGATCCGAAGGTAACTGCTTTAACACAACAAGCAGAATTACTCAGTTCACTCGCATTGAAGGTTAACTCAGAGAATACAGATCAAAGTCTAGAAAATGCTTGGAAG ATTCTCCAAGATTTCCTCAGTCGAAGCAAAGAAAATGACATGCCCAAAAATGTAACTCCGGATATGGACCTTCAAATGGAAGACACTAAGGGTTCAGTGGAGGATTTAAGGAGTAGCAATGATGGTAGCCAATGGAG AGAACCCAATCTCCACGAATCTCCTGGCAGTTCAGAATACAGTACTGGATCAACACTAGTATCCCAAACAGTGGAGGAAAAACTAGATCAAAGCCAACCTGAGATAGGGACTCGTCATCAGGAACCTAAATTTGAATCCGGATCAACTTGCACCGGAGAGCAAAATAACATCGGTGAATCTGCGAAAGAAATACTTTCAAAGACAAACCTGGAGCGAG AGGCTTTCAAGTGTTGCAATGAGCGAAAAATTGAATCCATTGGCTCTTCCTTTTCAAGCTCGGAATTCAGCTCCCCCATGCATGTAATTCCACTTTTTAGATCCTTGGCAGCAGGAATTCCCAGCCCACAATTCTCTGAAAGT gAAAGGAGTTTTCTTCTTAAAACACTGGGAGTGGAGTCACCTTCCCTTAACCCTAGTGTTAATCCTTCACAACCACCACCCTGCAAAAGAGCCCTTCTCCAAAGTCTATAA